One stretch of Francisella sp. LA112445 DNA includes these proteins:
- the prmB gene encoding 50S ribosomal protein L3 N(5)-glutamine methyltransferase, whose protein sequence is MYSQEKQQDIINNLHTIRDFIRWSISEMSVNQAYFGHGSDSVWDEAVHLVLSAINMSHDIDGNMVASRLLLEEKKTIIEYVYQRAYERKPLPYILKKAWFAGMEFDIDERVIIPRSPIAELIQNDFSPWVNDIDDVKNVLDLCTGSGCIGIASATVFEEADITLVDISDDALTIANHNIRKHQLTDRVKAVKSDLFSNLKGQKFDVIVSNPPYVDKEDLDSMPKEYHYEPKLALEAGDDGLDLAKKIILEADQYMTENGVLIVEVGNSQYALMEMCPDIPFTWLSFSEGGDGVFLLTYEELVKYKDLFKQYFSNQNQLGAKSFVI, encoded by the coding sequence ATGTATAGTCAAGAAAAACAACAAGATATTATAAACAATTTACATACTATAAGAGATTTTATACGTTGGTCTATTTCTGAAATGTCGGTTAATCAGGCATATTTTGGCCATGGTTCAGACTCTGTTTGGGATGAGGCGGTACATTTAGTTCTTTCTGCAATTAATATGTCTCATGATATAGATGGTAATATGGTTGCATCAAGACTTCTTCTAGAAGAGAAAAAAACAATAATAGAATATGTTTATCAAAGAGCATATGAGCGTAAGCCTTTGCCATATATTCTAAAAAAAGCATGGTTTGCAGGTATGGAGTTTGATATCGATGAGAGAGTGATCATACCTAGATCTCCTATTGCGGAGCTTATACAAAATGATTTCTCTCCGTGGGTTAATGATATCGATGATGTGAAAAATGTTTTAGATTTATGCACAGGAAGTGGTTGTATAGGTATTGCATCAGCAACTGTTTTTGAAGAAGCTGATATTACTTTAGTAGATATTTCTGATGATGCTTTAACTATAGCTAATCATAACATAAGAAAACATCAGCTTACAGATAGAGTAAAAGCAGTTAAATCTGATTTATTTAGTAATTTAAAAGGGCAGAAGTTTGATGTTATAGTTTCAAACCCTCCATATGTGGATAAAGAAGATTTAGATAGTATGCCTAAAGAATATCACTATGAACCAAAACTAGCTCTTGAAGCAGGTGATGATGGTTTAGATCTTGCTAAGAAAATAATTTTAGAAGCAGATCAGTATATGACTGAAAATGGTGTGTTGATCGTAGAGGTTGGCAATAGTCAGTATGCTTTAATGGAAATGTGTCCAGATATTCCGTTTACTTGGTTAAGCTTTAGTGAAGGTGGTGATGGAGTATTTTTACTAACTTATGAAGAGCTAGTAAAGTATAAAGATTTATTTAAGCAATATTTTAGTAATCAAAATCAATTAGGCGCTAAAAGCTTTGTAATTTAA
- the cysS gene encoding cysteine--tRNA ligase has translation MIFYNSLSGKKEEFKPIEANKIKMYVCGITVYDDCHIGHARTNIAFDVINRYFKYRGFNIDFVRNITDIDDKIIKRANENGESTNQLVERTIKSMHDAFDRLNILRPTQEPRATETIPEMIAMIEELVEKGYAYQGSNGDVFYRVTKFADYGKLSKQNLEALQQGSRVEIVDEKENPMDFVLWKMAKQGEPAWDSPWGAGRPGWHIECSAMSKKLLGDTFDIHAGGSDLRFPHHENEIAQSEACNDCTFANYWLHSGMVKVNAEKMSKSLNNFFTINEVLEEYHPEVVRYFLASTSYRSEINYSKENLDNAKASVERLFNALRDIEPIEVNLPDDASQYEEKFVKAMDNDFNTPEALAVLFSLAKEINTLKTTNKYKASGYAYLLRKLCNVLGILFTDIEEYFKQDNDIDANEIEKLIAERTQAKKDKNYARADEIRNQLQAQGIILEDSATGTTWKKG, from the coding sequence ATGATTTTTTATAATTCCTTATCTGGGAAAAAAGAAGAGTTTAAGCCAATTGAGGCTAATAAGATTAAAATGTATGTTTGTGGAATCACTGTATATGATGATTGTCATATTGGCCATGCTCGTACAAATATAGCTTTTGATGTTATCAATAGATACTTTAAATATCGTGGTTTTAACATTGATTTTGTACGAAATATCACAGATATTGATGATAAAATCATCAAAAGAGCAAATGAAAATGGTGAATCTACTAATCAGTTAGTCGAAAGAACTATCAAATCAATGCATGATGCTTTTGATAGATTAAATATTCTTCGTCCTACACAAGAGCCTAGAGCTACAGAAACTATTCCTGAAATGATTGCAATGATTGAAGAGCTAGTTGAAAAGGGCTATGCATATCAAGGGTCAAATGGAGATGTTTTTTATCGTGTAACTAAATTTGCTGATTATGGTAAATTAAGTAAGCAAAATCTTGAAGCATTACAGCAAGGCTCAAGAGTAGAGATTGTTGATGAAAAAGAAAATCCAATGGATTTTGTACTTTGGAAAATGGCAAAACAGGGTGAGCCTGCATGGGATTCTCCATGGGGAGCTGGCCGCCCTGGTTGGCATATTGAATGTTCAGCGATGTCAAAAAAACTTCTAGGAGATACTTTTGATATCCATGCTGGTGGTTCTGACCTTAGATTTCCTCATCATGAGAATGAAATAGCTCAGTCTGAAGCTTGTAATGATTGTACATTTGCTAATTATTGGCTTCACTCAGGTATGGTGAAAGTTAATGCTGAAAAAATGTCTAAATCTTTGAATAATTTCTTTACAATAAATGAGGTCTTAGAAGAGTATCATCCAGAAGTTGTTAGGTATTTCTTAGCTTCGACTTCTTATAGAAGTGAGATTAATTATTCAAAAGAGAATCTTGATAATGCTAAAGCATCTGTTGAGAGGTTATTTAATGCTCTAAGAGATATTGAACCCATTGAAGTAAATCTTCCAGATGATGCAAGTCAATATGAGGAGAAGTTTGTTAAAGCTATGGATAATGACTTTAATACTCCTGAAGCATTAGCGGTTTTATTTAGTCTAGCTAAAGAAATAAATACTCTAAAAACAACGAACAAATATAAAGCTAGTGGATATGCGTATCTTTTACGTAAGCTTTGTAATGTACTAGGTATATTGTTTACAGATATAGAAGAGTACTTTAAGCAAGATAATGATATCGATGCTAATGAAATCGAAAAATTAATCGCTGAAAGAACTCAAGCGAAAAAAGATAAAAATTATGCAAGAGCTGATGAAATTAGAAATCAGCTTCAAGCACAAGGAATAATATTAGAAGATAGTGCAACTGGTACTACATGGAAAAAAGGTTAA
- a CDS encoding prepilin-type N-terminal cleavage/methylation domain-containing protein, with amino-acid sequence MSHLQLRENRSRGFTLIGLLISTAIAMIVVSALIASYVAVKDKYNSHKNKTEVETKELLVKNIIYDFVKDVGFACKFGYSSQDYYDSTSDSLDNYFTSNSAIMVGKLPLPSGSSFSEALEESCSGECFQEDTDYIMVKKEESHTEFNAINALDTTLYAKSINDVDVGDYLFLCNRSGINLVKVASINTSSNAIGLASAPQATEYYPGDYIGKYSLEILYIRDTGQKDKDGQDIYSLYVYIKGNSSTGMSYELVRGVEDLQVEYATVSSGNVTWNSISTDTTIGFDIPAIKVSFSVDGKSFSKVVNL; translated from the coding sequence ATGAGTCATCTACAGCTTAGAGAAAATAGATCTAGAGGTTTTACCTTAATTGGTCTTTTGATTTCTACAGCTATAGCAATGATAGTTGTTTCGGCCTTGATAGCATCTTATGTTGCAGTCAAAGATAAATATAATTCGCATAAAAATAAAACAGAAGTTGAGACAAAAGAATTGTTAGTTAAAAATATTATTTATGATTTTGTGAAAGATGTTGGCTTTGCTTGTAAATTTGGATATTCAAGCCAAGACTACTACGATAGTACATCTGATTCATTAGATAATTATTTTACGAGTAATTCCGCAATTATGGTGGGCAAGCTTCCTCTCCCAAGTGGATCGAGTTTTTCAGAAGCATTGGAAGAAAGCTGTAGTGGCGAGTGTTTCCAGGAAGATACAGACTATATTATGGTTAAAAAAGAGGAAAGCCATACAGAATTTAATGCTATAAATGCTTTAGATACAACACTTTATGCTAAATCAATAAATGATGTTGATGTGGGAGATTATCTGTTTTTGTGTAATAGAAGTGGCATAAATTTGGTTAAGGTTGCAAGTATAAATACTAGCTCTAACGCTATTGGTTTAGCATCAGCGCCTCAAGCTACAGAATATTATCCCGGAGATTATATAGGTAAGTATTCATTGGAAATACTTTATATAAGAGATACAGGTCAAAAAGATAAAGATGGTCAAGATATATACTCATTATATGTATATATAAAAGGAAACTCATCAACTGGGATGTCTTACGAGTTAGTAAGAGGTGTTGAAGATTTACAAGTTGAATATGCAACAGTAAGTAGTGGAAATGTTACATGGAATAGTATCTCAACAGATACTACTATAGGTTTTGATATACCTGCGATTAAAGTATCATTTAGTGTCGATGGTAAAAGTTTCTCAAAGGTAGTTAATTTATAG
- a CDS encoding type II secretion system protein, giving the protein MINVKSKGFTILEVLISSALAMFLFFAIFYTIGNIISKAILMEKKVELADELDDRVNNFMLSAVFDDSSIGNMTFSKSSNIGESIQEFIATNPDMSLTVTKRVYASNPVADVINQQLGAYMQRANEIYINAGVDQIDDPAVLADINTARDSLLSSSTQKHSSNTGVLLNLSNSQINTTVPLDNPPFDSSGQYVVIGPSTNADITSTGVIWRCTAYNFDTELLPGWCSV; this is encoded by the coding sequence ATGATAAATGTAAAAAGCAAAGGGTTTACAATATTAGAGGTGTTGATATCATCAGCTCTAGCTATGTTCTTGTTTTTTGCGATTTTCTATACTATAGGTAATATAATTTCCAAAGCGATTTTAATGGAAAAGAAGGTTGAATTAGCAGATGAGTTAGACGACCGAGTTAATAATTTTATGCTATCAGCAGTTTTTGATGATAGTTCTATTGGGAATATGACTTTCTCAAAATCCTCTAATATTGGTGAAAGCATACAGGAGTTTATTGCTACTAATCCTGATATGTCTCTAACTGTTACAAAAAGAGTTTACGCAAGTAATCCAGTTGCAGATGTGATTAATCAACAACTAGGAGCATACATGCAAAGAGCTAATGAAATATATATAAATGCAGGAGTTGATCAAATAGATGATCCTGCGGTACTTGCTGATATCAATACAGCTAGAGATAGTTTGTTATCTAGTAGTACTCAGAAGCATTCAAGTAATACTGGAGTATTATTAAACTTAAGTAACTCTCAGATTAATACAACTGTACCATTAGATAATCCTCCGTTTGATAGTAGTGGGCAATACGTTGTGATCGGTCCTAGTACTAATGCTGATATTACATCTACTGGGGTAATTTGGCGCTGTACAGCCTATAATTTTGATACAGAGCTTTTACCTGGTTGGTGTAGTGTATAA
- the prmC gene encoding peptide chain release factor N(5)-glutamine methyltransferase: MSSYTISSFISYIVESYKQQSKSKYSTNELAILKNDIQAIVCDVLDVDRTYLYLNSDKVLDDDVFEKINTKIHRYFYGEPLAYILGYKYFWNQKLFVTQDTLIPRADTETLVEAVLDDISDKSTKLNILDLGTGTGAIALALASELLNSRVIAVDFSNKALDVAKKNAKENKVSNVEFIQSDWYQNLENKKFDIIVSNPPYIDFCDDEIDHEVKKYEPQSALFAADNGLEDIKTIISQSYLYLNKNARIYIEHGYTQSKAIENILIENEFSNITTVKDLNGKDRCTYAISNKKR; this comes from the coding sequence ATGAGTAGTTACACAATTTCATCTTTTATTTCTTATATTGTTGAAAGCTATAAGCAACAGTCTAAATCTAAATATTCTACAAATGAATTAGCTATATTAAAAAATGATATACAAGCTATTGTTTGTGATGTTTTGGATGTTGATAGAACTTACTTATATCTAAATTCAGATAAAGTTTTAGATGATGATGTTTTTGAAAAAATAAATACTAAAATTCATCGTTATTTTTATGGCGAGCCTTTAGCTTATATCTTGGGGTATAAATATTTTTGGAATCAAAAGCTTTTTGTAACACAAGATACTCTTATCCCACGAGCAGATACTGAAACTTTAGTTGAAGCAGTTTTAGATGATATCTCAGATAAGAGTACTAAATTAAATATACTTGATCTTGGAACAGGTACTGGAGCAATAGCGTTAGCATTAGCATCTGAACTACTAAATAGCCGTGTTATAGCGGTTGATTTTTCTAATAAAGCTCTGGATGTTGCAAAGAAAAATGCCAAAGAAAATAAGGTATCTAATGTTGAGTTTATCCAAAGTGATTGGTATCAAAATTTAGAGAATAAAAAATTCGATATTATTGTTTCTAACCCACCTTATATAGACTTTTGTGATGATGAAATTGATCATGAAGTAAAAAAATATGAACCTCAAAGTGCTTTATTTGCTGCAGATAATGGTCTGGAGGATATTAAAACTATAATTTCTCAATCTTATTTATATCTAAATAAAAATGCTCGCATATATATTGAGCATGGGTATACACAATCTAAAGCTATTGAAAATATATTGATTGAGAATGAGTTTAGTAATATTACGACTGTTAAGGATTTAAACGGTAAAGATAGATGCACTTATGCAATATCAAACAAAAAACGTTAA
- the prfA gene encoding peptide chain release factor 1 translates to MKDSIKAKLQSLIERHEEVSALLSDANIISDQNKFRDLSREYSQLEPIVKAFKEYSQALEDKEAAQEMLNEKDAELVEMAKEELKLANEAIENLEAELQILLLPRDPNDDANVFLEIRAGTGGDEASIFSGDLFKMYSKYAEQRGWKVEVISSSEGEHGGYKEIITKVNGEGAYSQLKFESGAHRVQRVPATESQGRVHTSACTVAVMPEVDEVEGIDINPADIKVDTFRASGAGGQHVNKTDSAIRITHIPTGVVVECQDQRSQHKNRAAAMSMLKSKLLQAEIDKQQKEQSDTRKSLVGSGDRSERIRTYNYPQGRVTDHRINLTLYKLDEVMEGSLDSVIQPLVLEYQADLLATMSDE, encoded by the coding sequence ATGAAAGATTCAATTAAAGCAAAGTTACAAAGTTTGATTGAAAGGCATGAAGAAGTAAGTGCCTTATTAAGTGATGCTAATATTATTTCGGATCAAAATAAGTTTAGAGATTTATCAAGAGAATACTCACAGCTTGAGCCAATAGTTAAGGCATTTAAAGAATATTCTCAAGCTTTAGAAGATAAAGAAGCCGCACAAGAGATGCTTAATGAAAAAGATGCTGAGTTGGTTGAGATGGCAAAAGAAGAACTTAAATTAGCAAATGAAGCTATAGAAAATCTTGAGGCAGAATTACAGATTCTTCTTTTACCGCGTGATCCTAATGATGATGCGAATGTTTTTTTAGAGATTAGAGCAGGTACTGGTGGTGATGAGGCTTCGATATTTTCTGGTGATTTATTTAAGATGTATTCTAAGTATGCTGAGCAAAGAGGCTGGAAAGTTGAAGTGATTTCATCAAGTGAAGGTGAGCATGGTGGATACAAAGAAATTATTACAAAAGTTAATGGTGAAGGTGCATATTCACAGCTAAAATTTGAATCTGGTGCTCATAGGGTACAGCGTGTACCAGCTACAGAGTCTCAAGGTAGAGTACATACATCAGCTTGTACAGTTGCAGTTATGCCAGAGGTAGATGAAGTAGAGGGGATCGATATAAATCCTGCAGATATAAAAGTAGATACTTTTAGAGCTTCTGGAGCGGGTGGTCAGCACGTCAACAAAACAGATTCAGCAATTAGAATTACGCATATTCCAACAGGAGTTGTAGTTGAATGTCAAGATCAAAGATCTCAGCATAAGAACCGTGCAGCGGCAATGTCGATGTTAAAGTCAAAATTACTTCAAGCAGAGATAGATAAGCAACAAAAAGAGCAGTCAGATACACGTAAGAGCTTAGTTGGTAGTGGTGATAGATCTGAGAGAATTAGGACATATAACTATCCACAAGGTAGGGTTACTGATCATCGTATAAACTTGACTCTTTATAAGCTTGATGAGGTTATGGAAGGTAGTTTAGATAGTGTTATTCAACCTTTAGTTTTAGAGTATCAAGCAGATCTTTTAGCAACAATGTCAGATGAGTAG
- a CDS encoding glutamyl-tRNA reductase translates to MALISLAIDYKKSPIEVRSEFALSGLDVSMLYRSILAIDNVINAVILSTCNRTEIYLEISNLRVVDDVLAWWQSYVRNPEYKIRDYFKLRQGTEVIMHLMKLACGLESMVLGEPQILGQVKDSYTLSKKNHALGKELDRVFQKVFATAKKVRSETRIGHCPVSVAFSAITLAKKQLDNISTKNVLIIGAGQTGELLFRHVTALAPKQIMLANRTIEKAEKITSAFKNASSHALSDLEALVEKADIIITAIHSKGYMISVNDVDTKPRVFIDISIPQALDPKLGEMGKNVYYCVDDINAVIADNKDKRKHESSRAQKIIVKSLEEYLEKEKAIISNSAIKELFDKADGLVDLSLEKSLAKIRNGKDAEEIMKRFAYEIKKKVLHYPVMGMKEASKQGRNDCLVCMKRMFGLNVEK, encoded by the coding sequence TTGATTATAAAAAATCCCCAATTGAAGTCCGTAGTGAGTTTGCACTATCTGGGTTAGACGTGTCTATGCTGTATAGATCAATACTTGCTATAGATAATGTGATTAATGCCGTTATTCTATCAACTTGTAATCGTACAGAAATATATCTAGAAATATCTAATCTTAGAGTTGTCGATGATGTTTTAGCATGGTGGCAAAGCTATGTTAGAAACCCTGAATATAAGATAAGAGACTATTTCAAACTAAGACAAGGTACTGAGGTTATAATGCACCTTATGAAACTTGCATGTGGTTTAGAGTCAATGGTTTTAGGCGAGCCTCAAATACTAGGACAAGTTAAGGACTCTTATACTCTTAGTAAGAAAAATCATGCTCTAGGTAAGGAGTTAGATAGGGTTTTTCAGAAGGTTTTTGCTACAGCAAAGAAAGTGCGTAGTGAAACTAGAATAGGACATTGTCCAGTTTCAGTTGCCTTTTCAGCAATTACTTTGGCTAAGAAACAGTTAGATAATATCTCAACTAAAAATGTACTTATCATTGGTGCTGGACAAACAGGAGAGTTATTGTTTAGACATGTTACAGCTCTAGCACCAAAGCAAATTATGCTAGCTAATAGAACTATTGAAAAAGCAGAAAAAATTACCTCAGCATTTAAAAATGCTAGTTCACATGCTTTGTCAGATTTAGAAGCATTAGTTGAAAAAGCAGATATTATAATTACAGCTATACATTCTAAGGGTTATATGATTTCTGTAAATGATGTTGATACTAAACCAAGAGTGTTTATCGATATATCTATACCGCAAGCTTTAGATCCAAAGTTAGGTGAAATGGGTAAAAATGTTTACTATTGTGTTGATGATATTAACGCAGTTATTGCTGACAATAAAGATAAAAGAAAGCATGAAAGCTCTAGAGCACAAAAAATCATTGTCAAATCATTAGAAGAGTATTTAGAAAAAGAAAAGGCAATTATTTCAAATAGTGCAATTAAAGAGCTCTTTGATAAGGCAGATGGACTTGTTGATTTATCTTTAGAAAAAAGCTTAGCAAAAATTAGAAATGGTAAAGATGCTGAAGAAATAATGAAAAGATTTGCCTATGAAATTAAGAAGAAAGTTTTGCATTATCCTGTAATGGGTATGAAAGAAGCTTCTAAGCAAGGCAGAAATGATTGCCTTGTGTGTATGAAACGTATGTTTGGTTTAAATGTGGAAAAGTAA